One window of Nostoc sp. C052 genomic DNA carries:
- a CDS encoding DsbA family protein, which translates to MNQNSHLNQLFVPPSQSDRYQGMLNAPVILVEYGNYECLQFREMHQLIQAIVQDFNSGLTEKNSICVVFRHFIEHSIYPQAQKAAEAAEAAGAQGQFWQMHEMLLNHQEALGNGYLVEYANHLGLDIYKFLQDISKQVHVDRINQDIESGRQSGVVTAPSLFINGIRYRAHWNMEQLMAAIIAASNEVL; encoded by the coding sequence ATGAATCAAAATAGTCATCTTAATCAACTCTTTGTTCCACCTTCCCAAAGCGATCGCTATCAGGGGATGCTCAATGCCCCGGTCATACTCGTGGAATATGGAAATTACGAATGTCTTCAGTTCCGGGAAATGCATCAGTTGATTCAGGCAATTGTGCAAGATTTCAATTCCGGGCTGACTGAGAAAAATTCGATTTGTGTAGTGTTTCGTCACTTTATTGAACATTCAATCTATCCTCAAGCACAAAAAGCAGCAGAAGCAGCGGAAGCAGCAGGAGCGCAAGGTCAATTTTGGCAGATGCACGAGATGCTGCTCAACCACCAAGAAGCATTGGGAAATGGCTATCTCGTTGAATATGCCAATCATCTAGGTCTCGACATTTACAAATTTTTGCAGGATATCTCCAAACAAGTCCATGTTGACCGCATCAATCAAGATATCGAAAGTGGTCGCCAAAGTGGAGTAGTAACTGCACCATCTTTATTTATTAATGGAATTCGGTATCGCGCTCACTGGAACATGGAGCAGTTAATGGCAGCTATTATCGCTGCAAGTAATGAAGTGCTTTGA
- a CDS encoding SDR family NAD(P)-dependent oxidoreductase — MGIEQKVAVITGASQGIGAALVKAYRDCNYRVVAISRSIQPSDDDAILAVSGDIADRKTAERAIIEGVTRFGRIDTLINNAGIFIAKPFTQYTEADYEVYLGTNVTGFFHMTQLAIAEMEKQGSGHVVQISTSLVDHAIAGVPSVLASLTKGGLNSATKSLAIEYAKRGIRVNAIALGNMKTPMHPAETYAQLAAMHPLGRMGEISDIVDAILYLESANFVTGEILHVDGGQSAGH; from the coding sequence ATGGGTATTGAACAGAAAGTCGCTGTGATTACTGGCGCGTCGCAGGGCATTGGCGCAGCTCTTGTCAAGGCGTACCGCGATTGCAATTATCGGGTGGTTGCAATCTCACGCTCAATTCAGCCATCGGATGATGATGCAATCCTGGCGGTGTCAGGCGACATCGCTGATCGAAAAACTGCCGAGCGTGCGATCATCGAAGGCGTGACCCGATTTGGGCGCATTGACACGCTCATCAACAACGCGGGTATCTTCATCGCCAAGCCATTTACCCAATACACCGAGGCTGACTACGAGGTATATCTGGGCACTAACGTCACTGGCTTCTTTCACATGACGCAACTGGCGATCGCCGAAATGGAGAAGCAGGGCAGCGGTCATGTTGTGCAGATATCGACGAGCCTGGTTGACCACGCGATCGCTGGCGTACCGTCTGTACTCGCGTCGCTGACAAAGGGCGGACTGAATAGCGCGACCAAATCGCTGGCGATCGAGTATGCCAAGCGCGGTATCCGGGTGAACGCGATCGCGCTGGGTAACATGAAGACGCCAATGCACCCTGCCGAGACCTATGCACAGCTCGCTGCCATGCACCCGCTCGGTCGTATGGGCGAAATCTCTGACATCGTCGATGCAATCCTCTACCTGGAATCAGCCAACTTTGTCACGGGCGAAATCCTTCACGTTGATGGTGGTCAGAGTGCGGGTCACTAA
- a CDS encoding oxidoreductase has protein sequence MKTQKVWFITGASRGFGLEIARAALAAGDQVVATVRSQPAQLAATLHNHPDLHVVQMDVTQEDQVQEAVKQSIARFGRVDVLVNNAGFGMITAIEEATDAEVRKQYDTNVFGLLNVTRAILPYLRQQKSGRIINISSLFGYDAVPGWGLYGSTKFAIEGLSKGLALEVAPLGIHVTAVAPGLFSTDFLSTESYVAAKTMIADYQATVGSMRNGADALHRNQPGDPKKFAAVIIQLANTERPPLHLPVGKDAIAMYKNNAAKMAQEIQAWLPVATSTDHDHRIMASTIA, from the coding sequence ATGAAAACGCAGAAAGTATGGTTCATTACCGGAGCCTCCAGAGGCTTTGGGTTAGAAATTGCCAGAGCAGCCCTGGCAGCTGGCGACCAAGTAGTAGCGACGGTTCGCAGTCAGCCGGCACAACTCGCCGCTACCCTGCACAACCACCCGGATCTGCACGTTGTGCAGATGGATGTTACCCAGGAAGATCAGGTACAAGAGGCTGTCAAGCAGAGCATTGCCCGTTTCGGCAGGGTTGATGTCTTAGTCAATAATGCTGGGTTTGGTATGATTACTGCGATCGAAGAAGCCACGGATGCCGAAGTCCGCAAACAGTATGATACCAACGTGTTTGGGTTACTGAACGTGACTCGTGCGATATTGCCGTACCTGCGACAGCAAAAATCCGGGCGGATCATCAATATCTCGTCTTTATTTGGCTACGATGCAGTTCCGGGTTGGGGATTGTACGGGTCTACTAAATTTGCGATCGAAGGTCTCTCGAAAGGGTTAGCCCTCGAAGTAGCACCGCTCGGCATCCACGTCACAGCAGTAGCTCCCGGTCTTTTTAGTACTGACTTTCTGAGTACTGAATCCTATGTTGCCGCTAAAACTATGATCGCCGATTACCAGGCAACAGTAGGTTCCATGCGGAACGGAGCCGATGCGCTACATAGGAACCAACCCGGCGATCCGAAAAAGTTTGCGGCTGTGATTATTCAACTCGCCAATACAGAACGTCCACCGCTGCATTTGCCCGTTGGGAAGGACGCGATCGCGATGTACAAGAACAACGCCGCAAAAATGGCACAGGAAATTCAAGCATGGCTGCCAGTCGCTACCAGCACCGACCATGACCACCGCATAATGGCTTCGACCATAGCCTGA
- a CDS encoding NIPSNAP family protein, giving the protein MTQLDKGMIYELRIYQSMPGRLPALLSRFQNHTLRIWEKHGIRQAGFWTTLIGESNQQLTYMLAWDSMAEREERWSAFLTDPEWIAISTESEKDGPLVQKISNELLAPTTFSSVK; this is encoded by the coding sequence ATGACTCAACTCGATAAAGGAATGATCTACGAATTACGCATTTATCAGTCCATGCCTGGACGACTACCAGCACTGCTTTCGCGCTTTCAGAACCACACGTTGCGGATTTGGGAAAAGCATGGCATCCGCCAGGCTGGATTCTGGACAACGCTAATCGGCGAGAGCAATCAGCAGCTTACCTATATGCTTGCCTGGGACAGCATGGCTGAGCGAGAGGAGCGCTGGAGTGCATTCCTCACCGACCCCGAATGGATCGCGATCAGCACCGAGAGTGAGAAGGACGGTCCACTCGTGCAGAAAATCAGCAACGAGTTGCTGGCACCGACCACCTTTTCCTCGGTGAAGTGA
- a CDS encoding nuclear transport factor 2 family protein, with product MTELIIRKAKSMTFIINHLTTSYGKTARNLLNEATQPSEAGARAALETFYYAFNQHLIETLTQIWLNCPLVQLNNPVGGMLRGYEPIRDLYSKLFTGSLNVWVEFEDIVEYFSGKTAIFAGEERGEFTTKDRIIPLRFRTSRCFQY from the coding sequence TTGACTGAACTTATTATCAGGAAAGCAAAATCAATGACCTTTATAATAAACCATTTGACCACGAGCTATGGCAAAACGGCTCGTAACTTGCTTAATGAAGCGACTCAGCCATCAGAAGCAGGGGCGCGTGCGGCACTTGAAACGTTCTATTATGCCTTCAATCAGCACTTGATTGAGACACTTACTCAGATATGGCTCAACTGTCCACTGGTTCAACTAAACAATCCGGTGGGAGGAATGCTCCGAGGCTATGAACCGATTCGCGATCTCTACTCCAAACTTTTCACAGGATCGTTAAACGTCTGGGTTGAGTTCGAGGATATTGTAGAGTACTTCAGTGGAAAGACAGCCATCTTTGCTGGAGAAGAGCGCGGTGAATTTACAACTAAAGATCGCATTATTCCACTTAGATTCAGAACGAGCCGCTGTTTTCAGTACTGA
- a CDS encoding SDR family NAD(P)-dependent oxidoreductase gives MKLEGKKALITGGNSGIGFATARLFIHEGAEVAITGRDQKTLDAAVKELGLKAVAYRADVTDSNARADLFSKIGQRFGSLDIIFANAGIAGATPIGSADEAVFENIIRVNLTSVFFTVQAALPLLNDGSSIILNSSVIGSLGSPGRAAYAASKAGVRGMARAMASELSPRNIRVNVVAPGAIKTPIWSRGSTPPKKADELTAKWAAATPLGRLGEADEIAKAVLFLASDDSSYVQSVELFVDGGIVGSPIGGATFRSA, from the coding sequence ATGAAACTTGAAGGTAAGAAGGCACTGATTACCGGGGGAAACAGTGGCATTGGCTTTGCCACCGCTAGACTCTTCATTCACGAAGGGGCTGAAGTCGCAATCACGGGTCGAGATCAGAAGACGCTCGATGCTGCTGTCAAAGAACTGGGTTTAAAAGCCGTTGCCTATCGTGCAGACGTGACGGACTCCAATGCCCGTGCCGACCTTTTCAGCAAAATTGGTCAACGCTTCGGCAGTCTAGATATCATCTTCGCTAACGCTGGTATTGCTGGAGCTACACCCATAGGCAGCGCTGATGAAGCGGTGTTTGAGAACATCATTCGCGTCAATCTTACCAGCGTTTTCTTTACAGTCCAAGCCGCACTGCCACTGCTTAATGATGGCTCCTCAATTATCTTGAACAGTTCCGTTATCGGTTCGCTGGGTAGTCCCGGCAGGGCAGCCTACGCAGCAAGCAAGGCGGGTGTTCGCGGTATGGCGAGAGCGATGGCATCTGAACTTTCTCCCCGCAACATTCGAGTCAATGTCGTCGCACCAGGAGCAATCAAAACTCCCATCTGGAGCCGTGGGTCTACTCCACCTAAGAAGGCGGACGAACTGACAGCAAAATGGGCAGCAGCGACTCCACTAGGTCGTTTGGGAGAAGCGGACGAGATTGCCAAAGCAGTCCTCTTTCTTGCCTCAGACGACTCATCCTACGTCCAGTCGGTTGAACTTTTTGTTGATGGTGGCATTGTTGGTTCTCCAATCGGTGGAGCGACTTTCCGCAGTGCATAA
- a CDS encoding aldo/keto reductase codes for MVTQDTLRYTTIPLTHGSGAMPALGFGTLIPDPLATKKATKAALEAGFRHLDCAERYRNEAVVGEAMQEVFKAGGIRREDVFVTTKLWNNNHRPERVQPAFEASLRRLQIDYVDCYLIHTPFAFQPGDEQEPRDDHGQIIYDPGVTLVETWHAMERLVDGGRCKSIGLSDIGLERLKEIVAVARIKPAVVQVESHPYLPEWDLLKFCQQQGIILLAFAALGHAMEPKVTEDPIIAAVAELVHRTPEQVALAWAVQRGTALLTTSTSPRHIQESFDISTLPKEAMLEISDRITTRVRFNAVVDTGVPGFIPRTK; via the coding sequence ATGGTTACCCAAGACACGCTTCGCTATACGACAATACCTCTCACTCATGGATCTGGCGCCATGCCGGCGCTCGGGTTTGGAACACTCATCCCCGATCCTCTCGCGACCAAGAAAGCGACCAAGGCTGCATTGGAAGCGGGATTTCGGCATCTCGATTGCGCGGAGCGATACCGCAACGAAGCCGTCGTCGGCGAGGCGATGCAAGAGGTGTTCAAGGCAGGGGGAATCCGGCGGGAGGATGTTTTCGTCACCACAAAGCTATGGAACAACAACCATCGTCCAGAGCGGGTCCAGCCTGCGTTCGAGGCAAGTCTCCGGCGACTGCAAATCGACTATGTCGATTGCTATCTTATCCACACCCCGTTTGCCTTTCAGCCGGGCGATGAACAGGAACCGAGGGACGATCATGGCCAGATCATCTACGATCCTGGTGTCACGTTGGTGGAGACATGGCACGCGATGGAGCGCCTGGTGGATGGCGGTCGGTGTAAATCGATAGGTTTATCGGATATCGGTTTGGAGCGGCTGAAAGAGATCGTTGCCGTGGCGCGAATTAAGCCTGCCGTGGTGCAGGTTGAATCCCATCCGTATCTCCCCGAGTGGGATCTTCTCAAGTTTTGCCAGCAACAGGGTATTATCCTACTCGCATTTGCCGCACTGGGTCATGCGATGGAGCCAAAAGTTACGGAAGACCCGATAATCGCGGCTGTTGCGGAGCTCGTCCACCGGACCCCAGAGCAAGTCGCGCTGGCCTGGGCTGTACAACGCGGTACCGCTCTCCTGACCACCTCGACATCCCCTCGCCATATACAAGAGAGCTTTGATATCTCGACCTTGCCCAAAGAGGCTATGCTGGAAATTAGCGACCGCATCACGACCAGAGTCCGCTTCAACGCAGTGGTCGATACCGGCGTGCCTGGATTCATTCCTCGGACTAAGTGA
- a CDS encoding VOC family protein: MSNKSLNSQNMKLEVVVLPVSDVDQAKDFYKTLGWRLDADFASGEDFRVVQLTPPGSEASIIFGSGVTLAAPGSVQGLYLIVYDIEAAHAELVERGVEVSEVFHDVGGVFHHAGTEGRVPGPDPQRRDYASFASFSDPDGNGWLLQEVKMRAPGR, encoded by the coding sequence ATGAGTAACAAGTCCCTAAACAGTCAAAACATGAAGCTCGAAGTTGTGGTATTGCCCGTCTCCGATGTCGATCAAGCCAAGGACTTCTATAAAACGTTGGGATGGCGGCTAGATGCCGATTTTGCCAGCGGTGAGGACTTTCGAGTGGTGCAGTTGACCCCTCCTGGCTCGGAGGCTTCAATCATCTTCGGCAGTGGTGTTACATTAGCCGCGCCCGGTTCAGTTCAGGGTTTGTACCTGATCGTTTACGACATTGAGGCAGCCCACGCCGAACTCGTCGAGCGCGGTGTCGAGGTGAGTGAGGTGTTCCACGACGTGGGCGGGGTCTTCCACCACGCCGGAACCGAGGGACGAGTACCTGGCCCCGATCCACAACGTCGTGACTATGCCTCCTTTGCCTCGTTCAGCGATCCAGACGGCAATGGTTGGTTGCTCCAAGAGGTGAAGATGCGGGCCCCCGGACGGTAA
- a CDS encoding response regulator transcription factor, giving the protein MSPSTAIRVLIVDDHSIVRQGLAAMIENEPDMTVVGQAGNGQEAIAQYRQLQPDVTLIDLRMPQVSGVEAIVTICAEFAHARMIVLTTYDGDEDIYRALRAGAKGYLLKDAEPDALLNAIHIVHSGQQYIPSEVAAKLVQRMNIPELSDREQEVVRQMVLGLSNHDIAAALNITESTVKFHINKILSKLGVSDRTQAVITALKRGLAKL; this is encoded by the coding sequence ATGAGTCCGTCTACAGCAATCCGCGTTTTGATTGTTGACGATCACTCAATCGTCCGGCAAGGACTGGCCGCGATGATTGAGAATGAGCCGGATATGACGGTGGTGGGTCAAGCGGGCAATGGGCAGGAAGCGATCGCTCAATATCGACAACTCCAGCCTGATGTCACCTTGATCGACTTACGGATGCCCCAGGTAAGCGGCGTTGAGGCGATCGTCACCATCTGTGCTGAATTCGCCCATGCCCGGATGATTGTACTGACCACTTATGACGGAGACGAAGATATTTATCGAGCATTACGCGCCGGAGCCAAAGGCTATCTGCTCAAAGACGCTGAACCGGATGCACTCCTGAATGCGATTCATATTGTTCACAGTGGGCAACAATATATCCCTTCCGAAGTCGCTGCCAAACTGGTGCAACGGATGAACATTCCAGAGTTGAGCGATCGAGAACAAGAGGTTGTTCGTCAGATGGTGCTTGGCTTGAGTAATCACGATATTGCTGCGGCTTTGAATATTACTGAAAGTACTGTCAAATTTCACATCAACAAAATTTTGAGCAAATTAGGTGTGAGCGATCGCACTCAAGCGGTGATTACTGCACTGAAGCGGGGACTCGCCAAGTTGTGA